The Armatimonadota bacterium genomic interval CCCTGCCGACTCCATTTGACGACCTCCTTTTCCTCGTCGAGTTAAGCCTGCTACATCCTGGAGATAGCTGAGCGACTCCTTTACAGCCCAAAAGTGCGCTTCTTGGATCACCTTTTTAATCTCGTCAGATGCTTGTGACCACAACACTGAGACCGATTTCGGAGCGGAAAATGTCAAATCCCAACCTGGACGATGCTCTGCTTTCCCTTCATGCTGCTGTAGTTGAACGAGCATTCGATCCCCACTCGGAGACAGTCCGTCAAAGAGATTGTAGAGATGATCCGGCTCCACCTCACCGACCAGACCAAGCGTTTCAGCGCCTTGGCCAAACCAAACTCCTGGCGGTTCGCCTCCTTCCAGATAGTAGTCTTCCCTCGCCAACCCGAGATAATAGCCCGCCTGCCCACCTGACATTGCGCTCATGCTCAACATGTCATCCGGCTCCCTTTGTGATCAATTTGATAATATCTGCCGCTTCTTGCTCGGTCGCCCCAAGTTTAGAGACCAGAACCAAATAGAACATTTCACCGAGGTGCTCGCGAACCGCCCGCACTTCGTTTATGAATCTCTCGGAAGGATGCTCCTCAAGCCCTCGAATCACGAGCATCCTTGCAAACTCGGAGCTACTCATGTTGCGCTTTTCTCCCTCCTCTTCTAGCCTCTGGATGTAGTGAGTTGTAAGACGAAACCCTATGGCTCCTTTCGTCTGTGAAGTGTTCGGACGTCCGAACACTTCCCCCGTTGAGCGTCCCGCAAGTTCGACTCTAAGACGCTCCAGGTCAAATTCGTCGTATGTCACAACTGGCCTCGTCTTACGTCTGGCCCGCCCGGTCTTCACTTTTCCAGCGGCGGCAAATCGCTCCAATGTGCGAACGCTAACTCCTAAGAACTCTGCAGCGGCTTGTTTCTCCATTTGAACTTCTGACTCAATTGTACGACATGATTCGCCATGTCGTTCATCCAAAGGTGAGTCAGGTGTGATGTCGGTAGGAAGTCAGAATAGCTAAAGCTCCAGGAGCTAGGAATCGAGACTGTCGAGAGCGTTCTGTAGAGCTTGCCGAATGCTGTCTTGAGAGTGCTCGGCAGTGTGAAAGCGGATAGTGATGGTGGCGTCTGGGAGCTTGATAGAAGTGGAACTAGAGGGTGGTAAGTCGTGGTCGGTGGAACGGGGTTGGCGGAGAGTCTTGACGGTGAGCTGGCCGTGAAGGGCCTTGGTGAGCAGCTGACGCTGAGTATCAGGATCTTCTTCTTTTGCTATCTCAAGGAGAACGGATCGTGTCAAGCGTTCGGACGTCCGAACGCTTTCCATCATGTCTTCGGGCAATGTGAGAATCCTGAGCGTCTCGTTGACACTCGCCGGAGATATACCAAGTCGGGCGGCAAGCTGTCTTTGAGAAAGACTGAACTCCACGATGAGCCTTTGATAGGCATGAGCCTCCTCGACAGGATTCAGCTCCTTCCGGTGGATGTTCT includes:
- a CDS encoding ParB/RepB/Spo0J family partition protein, translating into MASLKKKFESIGQGDVGLTFDPLATDIARLAMLPIDQVEPDPDQPRKDVGDIGDLKASILEHGIIQPCIVSVVAEDRYRLIAGERRYTAAKAAGLKTIPCVVRTVEEHRKLEIQIIENIHRKELNPVEEAHAYQRLIVEFSLSQRQLAARLGISPASVNETLRILTLPEDMMESVRTSERLTRSVLLEIAKEEDPDTQRQLLTKALHGQLTVKTLRQPRSTDHDLPPSSSTSIKLPDATITIRFHTAEHSQDSIRQALQNALDSLDS